Genomic segment of Panicum virgatum strain AP13 chromosome 9N, P.virgatum_v5, whole genome shotgun sequence:
CTGCTATGGATGTTGGTATGGTAGCAACAATGTTGTGAGGATATATAACGGGCTACGCGGTTACTTGGACTAAAAGGCTGCCTAAGCAATGCTGATACCGACATGAATCCCGGATCAGAAACGGAATTTCTTAGCCCTGGGTTCAGACCTGGCATGGTCCATTTCCTTTGTGTGCAAGTCAGCTTGAGGATTAAGTTTTTGTTTTCTTCCTCTTTGCGGTCTTTGGGCAGCGGAGTAAACAAGGATGTTTGTAAATACAAATGCTTCGTGTACAATTATTTGTGCACAGCTTAAGTACAGCTTATGTTATGCAACAATTAGTTTGTCTGATTCACTTCTACACGTATTCCGTGAAAtgctttttaaaaaataatcccATCAAAATCATCGTAAACTAGATATTTAAGAAATTGTATGATAAGACCACATGTGTAACATGCCAGAGTGCTCTGGACTGCATATTTAGGAAATTCTCTCACAGAATTGTAGATTTAGTGCATCAATCAATGTATCACGAAACTACATGAGTGGAACATGTAGTTTTCTGACACATTGCATACCAAATCTGTAATTTTTGTGATGTTATGGCCTGTGGCTTCCTGGTACAACTTCTTAAAAATATGTAGAGTTTTGATACGACGGCACGGTAGATAAATACTAGTTTATGGTTCAACATATTAAATTCAAGTTATTAGTACGTAATTTGCGATAATTTCGGTAAGTGATCTTATAAGTTTGCGGGGCTCCCTAATTTACAGTGGACCGTAGGGAGGGGCTCCCTACGGTCGATCTCCcgaccattttttttttctttttagtaacttttttgttgttttctaattttaaaaattatttcaagagaaattttggagagagaaaaaatttgacgagaaaaaatttaaaaacaaaaaattgagaaaacaaattgaaaatatttgaaaagaaaatttttgCATCcagaacataaaaaaatttggtAAAAAATTTTGCATCTGAAAACAAAAAATGCTTAGGGTAAAAAAATTGCATCAAAAGACAAAAGAAAAGCTTAGGTAAATTTTGTTATATCAAAAAACAAAGGAGTCGGTAAAATTTTTGTtatatcaaaaaagaaaaaaacctcggtggcccgccgcgccgcgcatcCCCGCCGCACAACCCAGCGACGGTGACGGTGGAGCGTGCGGCGGCCCTgggaggcggatccggcggcggcgaaggcggggagcgcgcggcggccctgggaggcggatccggcggcggcgaaggcggggagcgcgcggcggccctgggaggcggatccggcggcggcgacggcggggagcgcgcggcggccctgggaggcggatccggcggcggcgacggcggggagcgcgcggcggccctgggAGGCGGatctagcggcggcggccgtgggaagcggatcccgcggcggcggcggggagtgcgcggcggccctgggaggcggatccggcggcggcggcggctcagggaggcggcggcggggagcggctTCAGGAGGGCGTcggagggccggcggcgccgctcggATCCGCCGCAGGGGCTAGCTGCCTTGCCGTCTCCTCCCCTGTCGCCGGAGGAAGGGGGAAAAATAGAAGGATGAGGAAGGGGAAAGAGAAGAAATGGAGGAGTGGGGAGCCCGTAAGAAAAGGAGCGCGCCGTGGGTATCGACCGCGGTTGGTTGTAAAACCAACATTGGGTAAGTTTGCGAGATTTGCTACTACTGTTTGGTCGAACACTCGAACTCAGGGAAAGGAACCATCTTAAGCCCAAACGTGTTTTAAGGCCCAATCATCTTGTTGATGCCAGTGGCCCACAATAATTCTCTTCGCGCGCAGAACCCATAACAACACGCACAGACGCAGAGCCCACAACACAAACGTTTACTGCACCGTCGTCATCCCACCAGGCCCCGCGGTacacatgccgccgccgccttggccgTTGCTATCTTCTCCGTTAGGcgcggcatcggcggcggcggcggctgacgcACCGGAGAACTTGTCGTCGATGCCCGCGTGGTAGAGGAGCGCCCACAGGTGCGTGATGAACTCGCCGCCCTTGCCGAGCTCCTTCTGGTGCGCGCCGATGTTCCCGTGCGGCGCCGTCATTATGATCAGCTCGCACCACAGCTCGGCCAGCGCCTTCCAGAGCTCGTCGCCCTGCACCGGCTCGCGCCCCAGCAGATCACTCGCGAGAGCCTGGCCTTTCGAAACTATGCCGGCCTCTTGGTGGCTGCCACTTCTCTCCTGCTTGCCGTTGGCTTccttgtcgccgccgccgttggctACGATCGCTTTTGCTTCGTCGACGAGGATCTTGCACATGAACCGCACGGAGTTGCTGGTGACGGGGAGCAGCTTCGGCTTGTAGAACAGCAGGTAGGCGCAGTACTTGGACAATGTGGTGGCCACAAGTTTGTAGCCCAAATCGCTCGATTTCGATCCGTCACCACTCCGCCCCTTCTCCAGATCGTTGCCTCCTCCATTGCTCCGGACGTCGCCGTTCGCCACACCGCTCGATCCGCCGACGCCCGGGTCGTCCTCCAGCTTGCTAGTCGCGACGTGACACGCCATGATCGCCTCGATGTCTACCGGCGCCTTGCAGTAATCTGACAGCACCGCTCTGTACCTGCAGGGTTGTTCCAGATTGACTCTCCTCCGCGGCCGCTCCTCCTGACCCGCCGTGAAACGCTCCCTGTTGTCGCCGAGCGTCCGGCATATCATGTCCATGACGGCGTCGGGGACCGGCCGGAGAGTCTTGCACTTGTAGGTGCGGAAGCCCTCGTCGCCGGTCAGCAGGACGAACGACCTCGTGGTGTGGAACGACTTGACGATGGTCTCCGGGAGGCATCTCTGCTGCTTGGTCGCTTTGAGCAGGTCGAACTGCCCGAGAGAGCTGCCGATGGGCTCCGCGATCTTGCCGCTGCAGATGAAGCGCAGTATGCAGTTAAGGAAATGGCAGTCGAGCCACGGTTTCTGAACATATTCAGAGATCACCATAACCTGAAAACAGATCCAGGAGAGGAGGAGACCCGTTCATTCAAATGCAAGAGATACTAGATTAGTAGGTGAGTAACAATGCGCAATGCCCTCAAAAACTAACAGAGAATAATCTTCAGGTGCTTATGGCTTATTAACAGAGGATAATCTTCAGGTGTACACGTCAAGGTGAAGTCTAGTAGTACATCAGAAACCTTATTGCCAATTCAATACTCGCAGATACGTCACCGGCTTGCAACTGGTGGACCACGTAGTACTACTTGATAATTGTAATGTTAAGCCTAACAACGCAAACGAGAAACACATAGTACTACTATACTGTATTTGGTCAGTCAACCGTAGTGTCAGAATCTAGTAACAACATGGGCCCACACATATATCAATTTAATTTTTTGACAGTGAGAGCTGCAGAATTCACTGACCAAAAAAATTAGCTCCCCTAGCCAGAGCGGTAACTAATTATTGGTTGACGACCGAGGAGACTGAATCGAAACGAgtggttttctttttttccttttttaaaaaagaacgaGTGATTTTCTTAGGGCGCCCGCAACAGAAGCTAATTTGGTTTCACGCGTCCGTGCGTACCTTAGTCCAATCGGAGAAGAGGTGGATGAAGAACTCGCAGATCTCCATCCCCGTCACCATGCCCACGATGACGAAGGTGATGAGCAAGTCCACGTTCCTGCCATGGACGACATAGGACGTGCTCCCGTGGGGAACCCGGTAGTGCCGGACCGCCGACACGGTAATCCACACGGACACGCCGACAGTCACGGCGAACAACACGGTGCTCACCACCGGGAAGCCGGAGCTGAACAGGATGGGGTACTTGGTGTAGAGCAGGTCCCTCGCGAAGCCGAGCTCCGTCCTGACCACCCGGAACGTCCGCCGCCAGCCGCTGCCGATGAGGTTGTCAAAGACCAGCCTCTGTGCCTTTGGCCTCTCGCTCTCGGCCGTCGCGACGCCGGCGAACTTGCGCCTCAGCAGCTTGCACAGCGCGAAGGAGAGGCACACATCCTTGAgctcgtcctcgtcgccggGTGCATTCGAATTCGGTGTCATCAGGGGCTTCCCGCCGCACTTCCAAACCTTGGCGACGGTGACGGTGCCGTCCGCCGGCTTGTACTTGGCCTCGTACTCCTTCCCGACCCTCTCCGGTGTCGCCTTGGACATGGAGTCGCCGACGACGAGGTAGTTGCAATCTTCCATGgagaagctgccggctgtggaTTTCTCAGTCGTCACCTCGGCGACCTTGTCCTCGTGCTTCATGTACTCGGCGACGAAGCTGGTGTTGGCGTCGCCGTAGGTGGCGTTGGCGATCTTGAAGCGGACGATGCGCTCCAGGAACTTGGCGACCATGAGCGCCCAGAGCGCCCAGAGCGGGTAGCGGAACTGGGAGGCGCGCGAGTAGTAGCGCACGTAGATGCCGAGGGTGACGATGTTGTAGGCGCGCGCGAACTCGTGGATGGCGAGGTCGGAGCGGCGCGCGGAGACGCAGTAGCCGGAGATGGTGTAGACGCCCTCGTAGCCGGCGAGCAGGAGGATGCCCCAGAGGAGGTAGAGGTCGTTGCGGAAGGGCATGGCGAGCAGCATGGTGAACATGCCGACCAGGAAGCGCGTGACGGGCTGCGTGACGGCGAAGAGGAAGCCCTTGACGAGGTGGCTGGAGCTCCACAGCCGGTGCTGCGACGCCGTCAGGAAGTAGGCCAGCGCCACGAAGCACGCCTTGGCCTCCACGATGATGCGCAGCGCCTCCTCCGAGACCAGCCCGTCGGGGTTCTGGCACGGCCGGTacttgagcggcggcggcgccatggctgcCATTGTCGGGACCGAGGTCAGCTCAAGGAGACTGTAATTGTGTGTATCTCGAGTTCTCGACTATCGAGAGAGGGGCTTCAGATCAGATAAGCTGAGTGTATGTGAGGAATTGGAGCAAttgcggcggcgcgagcagacCGTATGTGTGCGCGCCTGTATATACACCATCCAAGTGC
This window contains:
- the LOC120692169 gene encoding uncharacterized protein LOC120692169; the encoded protein is MAAMAPPPLKYRPCQNPDGLVSEEALRIIVEAKACFVALAYFLTASQHRLWSSSHLVKGFLFAVTQPVTRFLVGMFTMLLAMPFRNDLYLLWGILLLAGYEGVYTISGYCVSARRSDLAIHEFARAYNIVTLGIYVRYYSRASQFRYPLWALWALMVAKFLERIVRFKIANATYGDANTSFVAEYMKHEDKVAEVTTEKSTAGSFSMEDCNYLVVGDSMSKATPERVGKEYEAKYKPADGTVTVAKVWKCGGKPLMTPNSNAPGDEDELKDVCLSFALCKLLRRKFAGVATAESERPKAQRLVFDNLIGSGWRRTFRVVRTELGFARDLLYTKYPILFSSGFPVVSTVLFAVTVGVSVWITVSAVRHYRVPHGSTSYVVHGRNVDLLITFVIVGMVTGMEICEFFIHLFSDWTKVMVISEYVQKPWLDCHFLNCILRFICSGKIAEPIGSSLGQFDLLKATKQQRCLPETIVKSFHTTRSFVLLTGDEGFRTYKCKTLRPVPDAVMDMICRTLGDNRERFTAGQEERPRRRVNLEQPCRYRAVLSDYCKAPVDIEAIMACHVATSKLEDDPGVGGSSGVANGDVRSNGGGNDLEKGRSGDGSKSSDLGYKLVATTLSKYCAYLLFYKPKLLPVTSNSVRFMCKILVDEAKAIVANGGGDKEANGKQERSGSHQEAGIVSKGQALASDLLGREPVQGDELWKALAELWCELIIMTAPHGNIGAHQKELGKGGEFITHLWALLYHAGIDDKFSGASAAAAADAAPNGEDSNGQGGGGMCTAGPGGMTTVQ